The Macaca fascicularis isolate 582-1 chromosome 11, T2T-MFA8v1.1 genome includes a region encoding these proteins:
- the OAS2 gene encoding 2'-5'-oligoadenylate synthase 2 has translation MGNGGSQLSSVPAQKLGGFIQEYLKPYEECQTLIDDMVNTICDVLQAPNQFPLVQGVAIGGSYGRKTVLRGNSDGTLVLFFSNLKQFQDQKKSQHDILDKTGHKLEFCLYTKWMKDSFEIQKSHDGFTIQLFTKNQRVSFEVLAAFNALSLNDNPSPWIYRELKRSLDKTSASPGEFAVCFTELQQKFFDNRPRKLKDLILLIKHWHQQCEKKMKDLPLLSPYALELLTVYAWEQGCRRDNFDIAEGVRTILELIKCHEQLCVYWMVNYSFEDETIRNILLPQLQSARPVILDPTDPTNNVSGDKRCWQWLKKEAQTWLTSPNLDNELPAPSWNVLPAPLFTTPGHLLDKFIKEFLQPNKFFLEQIDSAVDIICTFLKENCFRQSTAKIQIVQGGSTAKGTALKTGSDANLVVFHNSLKSYTSQKNERYRIIKEIHEQLETFWREKKEELEVSFEPPMWKAPRVLSFSLKSKVLNESVSFDVLPAFNALGQLSSGSTPSPEVYAGLLDLYKSSDFPGGEFSTCFTVLQQNFIRSRPTKLKDLIRLVKHWYKECKRKLKPKGSLPPKYALELLTVYAWEQGSGAPDFDTAEGFRTVLELVTQYRQLCIFWKVNYNFEDETVRKFLLSQLQKTRPVILDPAEPTGDVGGGDRWCWHLLAKEAKEWSYSLCFKDETGNPISPWKVPVKVI, from the exons ATGGGAAATGGGGGGTCCCAGCTGTCCTCGGTGCCTGCTCAGAAGCTGGGTGGGTTTATCCAGGAATACCTGAAGCCCTACGAAGAGTGTCAGACACTGATCGACGACATGGTGAACACCATCTGTGATGTCCTGCAGGCACCCAACCAGTTCCCCCTGGTGCAAGGAGTGGCCATT GGTGGCTCCTATGGACGGAAAACAGTCTTAAGAGGCAACTCCGATGGTACTCTTGTCCTCTTCTTCAGTAACTTAAAACAATTCCAGGATCAGAAGAAAAGCCAACATGACATCCTCGATAAAACTGGGCATAAGCTGGAGTTCTGTCTGTATACGAAGTGGATGAAAGACAGTTTCGAGATTCAGAAGTCCCATGATGGGTTCACCATCCAGTTGTTCACAAAAAATCAGAGAGTCTCTTTTGAGGTGCTGGCTGCCTTCAATGCTCTGA GCTTAAATGATAATCCCAGCCCCTGGATTTATCGAGAGCTCAAAAGATCCTTGGATAAGACAAGTGCCAGTCCTGGTGAGTTTGCAGTCTGCTTCACCGAACTCCAGCAGAAGTTTTTTGACAACCGTCCCAGAAAACTAAAGGATTTGATCCTCTTGATAAAGCACTGGCATCAACAG tgtgagaaaaaaatgaaggattTACCCTTGCTGTCTCCGTATGCCCTGGAGTTGCTTACAGTGTATGCCTGGGAACAGGGGTGCAGAAGAGACAACTTTGACATTGCTGAAGGCGTCAGAACCATTCTGGAGCTGATCAAATGCCATGAGCAGCTGTGTGTCTATTGGATGGTCAACTACAGCTTTGAAGATGAGACCATCAGGAATATCCTGCTGCCCCAGCTCCAATCAGCGAG GCCAGTAATCTTGGATCCAACCGACCCAACCAATAATGTGAGTGGAGATAAAAGATGCTGGCAATGGCTGAAAAAAGAAGCTCAAACCTGGCTGACTTCTCCCAACCTGGATAATGAGTTACCTGCACCATCTTGGAATGTTCTG ccAGCACCACTCTTCACGACCCCAGGCCATCTTCTGGATAAGTTCATCAAAGAGTTTCTTCAGCCCAACAAATTCTTCCTAGAGCAGATCGATAGTGCTGTTGACATCATCTGTACATTCCTTAAAGAAAATTGCTTCCGACAATCAACTGCCAAGATCCAGATTGTCCAG gGAGGATCAACCGCCAAAGGCACCGCTCTGAAGACTGGCTCTGATGCCAACCTCGTCGTGTTCCATAACTCGCTGAAAAGCTACACCTCCCAAAAAAACGAGCGGTACAGAATCATCAAGGAAATCCATGAACAGCTGGAAACCTTttggagggagaagaaggaggagctTGAGGTCAGCTTTGAGCCTCCCATGTGGAAGGCTCCCAGGGTGCTGAGTTTCTCTCTGAAATCCAAAGTCCTCAACGAAAGTGTCAGCTTTGATGTGCTTCCTGCCTTTAACGCTCTGG GTCAGCTGAGCTCTGGCTCCACACCCAGCCCTGAGGTTTATGCAGGGCTCCTTGATCTGTACAAATCCTCAGACTTCCCGGGAGGAGAGTTTTCTACCTGTTTCACGGTGCTGCAGCAAAACTTCATTCGCTCCCGGCCCACCAAACTGAAGGACTTAATTCGCCTGGTGAAGCACTGGTACAAAGAG TGtaaaaggaaactgaagccaAAGGGGTCTTTGCCCCCAAAGTATGCCTTGGAGCTGCTCACCGTCTATGCCTGGGAGCAGGGGAGTGGAGCGCCAGATTTTGACACTGCAGAAGGTTTCCGGACAGTCCTGGAGCTGGTCACACAATATCGGCAGCTCTGCATCTTCTGGAAGGTCAATTACAACTTTGAAGATGAGACCGTGAGGAAGTTCCTACTGAGCCAGTTGCAGAAAACCAG GCCTGTGATCTTGGACCCAGCCGAACCCACTGGCGACGTGGGTGGAGGGGACCGTTGGTGTTGGCATCTTCTGGCAAAAGAAGCAAAGGAATGGTCATACTCTCTCTGCTTCAAGGATGAGACTGGAAACCCAATATCACCCTGGAAAGTGCCGGTAAAAGTCATCTAA